The Spinacia oleracea cultivar Varoflay chromosome 2, BTI_SOV_V1, whole genome shotgun sequence DNA segment TACATCCTTAGGAGGTAGGAGAAGCATTACTGATGAGTACTATCGACATTGTCCTGGAAATGATTTTGTCAtaccaataaatttattttaacacACAGACATTTTTCCGGACACTACTCATATATTGGTGTGGCAAAATCAATTTTCGACATTTTCATAAAACTTGCCAAAGACCAAATGAGCCGTGAAAGTATAGAGGAAATGGGTTTGACTTTGATACTAGCGTATGCCATTGACAATGTTGACATTTATTATTGCTTAGGAATTttaccaatttctcactaatttTTGAAAGAGACTAACGAACCATTTTGCTAATGGATTGGAGATTTGGAGGGCATGAATTGAAGACCATGTAGAGTGTGGGCCCATCCAAAGTAATATTCTTGTGGCGCCATTTTACGCCGCATTTACTTAATAATGCCCGCATTTATGTTGTATGATGCTTTTCATACCTATATTTATATAATAATGCACATATTTATTCTGTGTAATGACCGGTCTGTCCTTAATTACCTAAACTCTTGattctaactttttttttttttttttttttgtgtgtgtgtgtttttacAATGATGCTAGGTGTGTAAATGAGCCTGATACGTTCGCGAACAAGCTCGAGCAATTATTTAAGGGCGTTTACTAAATGAGGTTAATTTACTCGTACACCTTGTTCTCTTCTACAACGTACTACGTACATCTCAAATTCGGTTTTTTTTAGCTTAAATTGTTTTCACCAATTTGCTACTGCAACCTTTTCATTAATTCGTACAATTTATTTATACCAACATAACTTAATATTGTTAATCTTTTACTTGATTCTGGTATAGTTATACAAGGAATTAGTAATTACAGAGTAATATTAAAGTGATTACTATGAATTGCACAACTCACATAGTCACATATGGATTTTCATGGGATCTTAACGTTAAGATGAAAACTGTGTATGAAGCATACTGCATACTCCGTAGTAATTTCTGCACTAGTTGTAAAATTATTGTACTCCGTACTATTACAGCAATATATGTTACGTTATATCTTAGCTATATGATATTCTATATATATTACAAGCGTATGGCGATATAAGCAGTACAAGAAAACATTCAGTAGAAGATTTTTGGTTGTTTGATAATCCTTAATTGTTCTTCATTGCTGCCTCGTATATCAACTCGAACGCATTCTCGATGCATGAATTCAACTTCTTTGAGTCTATGAAGCCCTTTTGAGCTCCTATTCCAATTCTCAAAGCTCGTGAGTAGCTCATAACTGATATTACCAGGCTCTGCAAGTCCAACTCATGAGTTAATTAACGATATAAAGTTAAGAGAATAAGTAGTTAATTACATACACAGATGTTGAAAACAGACTATAAACATGAAAATTCAAGACTTAATAGTTAAAGTGGACTGATGGGAGCAAGAAACACAATTAAGAACATAAATATAGAATGCggagatttaacgtggttcactaacaatgtgttagatGCGTACACAGGCAGCGGAAATGAAGCTTTATCAATCTTGAGGATTACAAATCACATAATACGATTAGGTTATGACCCAAAAAGTTTATATAGTAATCTCTAGACATATGGAAAAAAGTCGTAGAATAAGACAAAAATAGATAACTCTACTGTTGGGGCGTTGCAGTATGAGAACTTGATATATTCAAAGCATATTCTAACAAACATATAGTGACTTAGTGAGGACTATAAGGAATGTCTACATTCTGCTTTGATTACCTGAGGTGTGCCGGTAATCATGAAATACATGCCTTTTATCGGATGACCAGCTAACGTCACTTGCTCGACTGGTCCGATCATGTTTGACATTGTCATGCTTGATTTACTCGATGTACTATGTATGTGTTCAGCCACTGCCTGAAACAATTTAAGTTCCAACATTAAAAGTTCTATCTTGATGATCTATGACTAAAGAAGTGAAGTCATTAAGAAAATGTGCAAAAAAAATTCGACTAGTTTTGGATAAAAACGGTTGTGGCTCGGATTAGGCTTCGGGCTGAGTGATGGGCTTTGTACCTGAACGGCCTAGGCCACGCTAAGCCCACTTCTGGTGGCAGGCCAAATCTTTTTAGATGGGACACAAAGCCGGGCTGGGCCTACGTGCCTCGTGTCTGGGCATGTCGGGCTTCAGGTCAAGTCCATGGGCCATGACCCTGGATGGTCCTGCCCCATGCCAAGCCCGATTGTGACAGGCCATGATAGGccggaaaaaataaaaaatggggGCATAAACCCGTGTGGGCCTATATCGGACCGTGGTGGGTCATTGGGCCTAAGTCTATTTTCAataaatttagcgtgctttgtagtgctttttccaaaaaatacgGTGCAGACTCGGCCCACGCCCACAACTTCGTGCCCGGGCCGGGCCGGCACGACTTCTTGAGTGTGATCAGAAGAAATCGAAGAAAAACAATATTTTGGTAAAGAAATGTGATCGTTTCATGTACCTCAGATCCTTTGTATTTCCTTATAATCTCCAGGCATTGCGCGGTGAGATAGACAACCGGTGAATTTCTGTACCTCTTGATCTGTTTTCGTGTTTTATAGACGAAATCAAGAGGGTTAGAAAATCCACCATTGATTAATTTAGGAAGTTCTATATGTAAAAAAGAAAACTTGTTTCCCCATATTTTGGTATCTGCATTGATCATTTCGTTGACTGACATGTAGTCTCTTATAACCCTGGTATTGAGCATCATGACTGCTGTAGATCGCGAATTGCAGAATTCTGTATGAGTTTCTTGCATGTAGAGTCGAGTTCCCAGGAAGATTATCCCTGAAATTGTGTCATTTACTGTCTgtttacaacaacaaaaaacagaTGCAGGGTTAATTATCAGTAATTAACCATGTGTAATTTTGTTGCGGAATATCTTTTACTGACATCAGGAATTCAGGATAATAGAATTTTGTTGCGGATTATCATGCTTGGGATCATAGATTTTTGCTCTGAAACCGGTTTCAGATGAAACTCCGGAATCTATTGATATTAACTTCAGAGCGGGGATGGAAATGGGCCGGATTCGGATCAGGTGGAGCATTATCCACATCAATTTGCTCCACCGATTTACCCATCACCCGCATCCCATCCATCAGGTGATATTCAGTTGAAAAACTTAAACCAATACAAAATTATCACCTAATAATATGCATAATTATTaatggaaaaaaaaagagagctTATATTCCTAGTTTATTTCTGGCACGTAGAGCTACTTCTCATTACCACAATTTACAACCAAAAGAAATTCAAcatctttaataaaataatggacttatgtttaaaatattaataatactTGGTACTTCCTATGTTTGAAAAATATTGAACACTTTTACTAACATGTTGTCAATATATAACTTTGACCATAATTATCTTTTTCAAAAGAGTTATTaaatttaatattatgaaaatatataatgAAATAAATTCGACAACATTATATTGGAGGATAACATTTGCTTTTGATAAATTAGTAAAAATATATAGTCAAAGTTGGTATATGAATAGTGACAAACTAAAAGTGTTGCAACTTAAGAAGAAAGATAATCATAAAATAAATCCTATCACCTGCTTTTTTAacccatttaattaattcgGATTTTCATCCGCTTTGTTATAGTGCATGGGTGAACATGTCATTAGATCATCAACTAGATATTTCCATCCCTACTTTAAAGTAATCAAAAGAAATCGAAGAAATAACTTACAGTGCCAAgtttagttttgattaatttgatCTGATCCAGAGAAAATGCAAGAGTTGAAACTTTGAGAGGATTAAAAACCGGAACTTTCTTCCCAGACCTAATAGGTGTTTGATCATCAACAATACAAGTACTCTTCATAAAACTccacccaaaatcaaaaactccTTTGTAAATCGCACACAAAGTTCCAGTAATCAACCTCATACATCTCATTGTATCATTGCTCTTAACTTCTGAAAACTTCCCTCTAGTTGAAGGGAAAGTTAAAGGAAGTGAAGGATCATCTTGTCTTTTCACACATGAAAGAAGTGCACCCATTAGAGAGTATCCATCACCAAGTGCATGGTGAAGTTTGAAGATCATATGTCCAGGTGCTTTACTTGTTGGACAGTTTATTATGTGAAGTTCCCATAATGGCCTTTCTTGTGGTAGTTGATCTGAGCTGAGTTTTGTCAGATATTCGTCGAAGAAATCGTCGTATGATTCAGTTGATAGGTTTTCTGGGAATCTGGGAATGATAACATGATCTTTGAGGTTTATTTTCACCTTCTTCCATAGTCTTACACCTTTCTTGTCAGATATCTGGTACAACAAATTGAAATTAAGCACAAATGATTAGAAGGTGCACCTGGTTATATGTAGTTGTACATGTAACTGggttaaaagcacatttttacgGTTTAAAACACATTTCTGCGGTGAAAACATAATACATTTGCTcagaaaagttttttttttttatgttagtGATTGTGTTGTACTTAACAAATATGTGCTTCTAAAACGGATTGTGTTTTTTGTTTGTAAAAATATGCTCTTAAACGATAAATATGTGCTTTTAAACAACAAAAATGTGATTTAGAAGGATTAAGAATACAAAATGACCTGGTTGCATGTAGAGCTACATGCAATCTGGTATACCTTCTACTAATTGTCAATTAAGTACGGTATGTGTTAGACTGTTGGTAACTGATAAATGTAGAAACAGTTGAAGAGAAGATGATGATTTACCATAATAGATGAAAATCTGGGGTTAATAGGAAGGAAAACGTCTCGAAGTTGAGGTATTGCACAGGATTCATCAATGGGGATTTCAGATTCTAGGATGGCTAGAATACATGAATATAAGGCTTTGCTGTTTAAGTATTGTCCTGTTGGAGATACAGGTTCTGTTTCAGGTTCATCTGCATGATTTTCTTGTTTGCTCTTTGTTTTTATTTGCTTCATTTTTTGTAGTGTTGTAAATTTTGAAGGATACAAATAGAATATGTGATGTTGCAGGAATGTTGTCTCATAAGATatgaaactaaaactaaaatgGTTTAGGTTATATTCTTAGAGGGAAAGGGAACAACTTGTGTCAGAGACTGTTATATATTGTGGTAATGATAGTAATGGTgatgataaattatggtattggtgatgataaattatggtattggTAATGATTAAATTTTGTATAGGTAGTATGTAAATATGTAACGGTATACATAAATAATGGTAAcggtaaagatggttgtgggccgggcCCGGCACGAGCACGAAGCCGTGGGTCGGGCTTGGGCCGACAAGGTGCGGCACGACTCGACCCGGCACAACAaaacacgctaaatttagtaaaattaagcTTAGGCACGACAGCCCGGCTTGGTACGAAGCTCGTGGGCCTAGGCCCTGTTTATAACTTTTCAGTTCGGCCCGGCTCGGCATGAAGTCGAGTGGGGCATGGATCGGGTCCTGCCCGTTTAGGCCCACAACCCGTGGGCTCAGTCCGAAGCTCGACCCGTTCCACGGACATCTGGAGCCCGTAGATAGACCATAACGGGACAGTGAATAATTTTGTATACAAAGTAACATATAGCCACCATCTAATACGACGCAACTCCGTTGAAACAGATTTTGGCTTATCTTCTATGTGGGCTGGCTGAGCCCGACTCCCTCGCGGAAAATTAAaaggtatatttttttttcgccCTCAGATAATCGAAGTATAATT contains these protein-coding regions:
- the LOC110782004 gene encoding wax ester synthase/diacylglycerol acyltransferase 4, whose amino-acid sequence is MKQIKTKSKQENHADEPETEPVSPTGQYLNSKALYSCILAILESEIPIDESCAIPQLRDVFLPINPRFSSIMISDKKGVRLWKKVKINLKDHVIIPRFPENLSTESYDDFFDEYLTKLSSDQLPQERPLWELHIINCPTSKAPGHMIFKLHHALGDGYSLMGALLSCVKRQDDPSLPLTFPSTRGKFSEVKSNDTMRCMRLITGTLCAIYKGVFDFGWSFMKSTCIVDDQTPIRSGKKVPVFNPLKVSTLAFSLDQIKLIKTKLGTTVNDTISGIIFLGTRLYMQETHTEFCNSRSTAVMMLNTRVIRDYMSVNEMINADTKIWGNKFSFLHIELPKLINGGFSNPLDFVYKTRKQIKRYRNSPVVYLTAQCLEIIRKYKGSEAVAEHIHSTSSKSSMTMSNMIGPVEQVTLAGHPIKGMYFMITGTPQSLVISVMSYSRALRIGIGAQKGFIDSKKLNSCIENAFELIYEAAMKNN